One window of Parasegetibacter sp. NRK P23 genomic DNA carries:
- a CDS encoding alpha-L-rhamnosidase: MKKNILLFFLLLASSTLPAQQTSLFTLRCEHLPHPIGIDAAQPRLQWEVKTAGKEQSHYRIMVDTDSAKLAKGSASNWNTGKIASAQTLVNYQGKKLGPFTRYYWKVEVWTDTGKSPVSSPITYFETGMMEGKNWQGAWISDGQDMHFKTAPYFRKSFQRSKKIRSARVYIAAAGLFELSLNGEKTGNHRLDPMYTRFDKRNLYVTFDVTQQLKQGNNSIGLILGNGWYNHQSTAVWNFHKAGWRARPSFLLNLRIQYADCSVETIATDTSWKTTTGPITFNSIYTAEHYDARLEQKGWNTPSFNDTHWRNAIPSKAPSTQITAQTLHPIRDVEEIPAISMNRINDSIAVFNLGRNISGVSSIRVKGPAGTIIRMKHGERLLPNGRVDLSNIDVHYRPKGNDDPFQTDIFILPGNGEAYFKPRFNYKGFQYVEVQSSQPVTLSKESLTGHFMHSDVPSIGHIRSSNPTLNKIWEATNNAYLSNLFGYPTDCPQREKNGWTGDAHIAVETGLYSYDAFTIYEKWMADHRDEQQPNGVLPSIIPTWGGWGYDWGNGPDWTSTIAIIPWNLYLFYGDAQPLRDSYPNMKKYVDYINEISPSGLTDWGLGDWVPVKSVSPKELTSSIYYFVDATILSETAKLLGNLNDHTKYETLAQKIRNAINTKYLDTAKGIYGSGLQTELSAPLCWGIVPDALRAKVAANLHQRVAADGYALDVGILGAKAILNALSENGYANTAYQLAARETYPSWGWWVKNGATTLYENWDINAKSDISLNHIMFGEIGAWLYKGPGGIKPDPAQPGFKNVLLQPHFVDGLESFEASHCGPYGEIVSSWKKEKNKIIYNVEIPFNSTAALRLPAGMNMKTTKGAAPQPNGTTFHLSAGTYTFELTSVSK; encoded by the coding sequence ATGAAGAAAAATATATTGCTGTTTTTCCTGCTTTTGGCCTCCTCCACACTGCCGGCGCAACAAACTTCCCTGTTCACGCTCCGGTGCGAGCACCTGCCCCACCCGATCGGTATCGATGCGGCGCAGCCCCGCCTGCAATGGGAGGTAAAGACGGCCGGAAAGGAACAAAGCCATTACAGGATCATGGTGGATACCGATTCGGCAAAACTGGCAAAGGGTTCAGCCAGCAACTGGAACACAGGAAAAATCGCATCAGCGCAAACACTGGTCAATTACCAGGGAAAAAAACTCGGGCCATTTACGCGTTACTATTGGAAAGTAGAAGTATGGACCGATACCGGAAAAAGTCCTGTTTCCTCCCCCATCACTTATTTTGAAACGGGTATGATGGAAGGAAAAAACTGGCAGGGCGCATGGATATCTGATGGGCAGGATATGCACTTCAAAACCGCGCCTTATTTCCGCAAATCATTTCAACGCAGCAAAAAAATACGCTCGGCCCGTGTTTATATCGCGGCGGCGGGGTTATTTGAACTCTCGCTGAACGGTGAAAAAACGGGCAATCACCGGCTCGATCCGATGTACACCCGCTTTGATAAGCGGAACCTTTATGTCACCTTCGATGTCACCCAACAATTGAAGCAGGGCAACAACAGCATCGGCCTCATACTCGGCAACGGCTGGTACAACCATCAGAGCACGGCCGTCTGGAACTTCCACAAAGCCGGCTGGCGCGCAAGGCCCTCGTTTCTCCTGAACCTGCGCATTCAATATGCGGACTGCAGTGTGGAGACCATCGCCACCGACACCTCATGGAAAACAACCACGGGCCCCATTACCTTCAACAGTATTTATACCGCTGAACATTATGACGCGCGCCTTGAACAAAAAGGATGGAACACCCCTTCCTTCAATGACACGCACTGGCGAAACGCAATTCCATCCAAAGCTCCTTCCACACAAATCACCGCACAAACTTTACACCCCATCCGCGATGTGGAAGAAATCCCTGCCATCTCCATGAACCGCATCAACGACTCCATTGCCGTGTTCAACCTGGGAAGAAATATCTCCGGCGTAAGCAGCATCAGGGTAAAAGGACCAGCAGGAACGATTATCAGGATGAAACACGGCGAAAGGCTGCTTCCAAACGGCAGGGTCGATCTGTCCAATATTGATGTGCATTACAGGCCTAAAGGAAACGATGACCCTTTCCAGACCGACATCTTCATCCTCCCTGGCAATGGTGAAGCATATTTTAAACCCCGCTTCAACTACAAAGGATTTCAATATGTGGAAGTACAGAGTTCACAACCTGTAACCCTTTCCAAAGAAAGCCTCACCGGACATTTCATGCACAGTGATGTTCCTTCCATCGGTCATATCCGTTCCTCCAATCCAACACTTAATAAAATCTGGGAAGCCACCAATAACGCTTATCTATCCAATCTTTTCGGTTACCCGACTGATTGTCCGCAACGGGAAAAGAATGGCTGGACCGGCGACGCGCATATTGCTGTAGAAACCGGACTGTACAGCTACGACGCCTTTACCATCTATGAAAAATGGATGGCCGACCACCGCGATGAACAGCAGCCCAACGGCGTGCTTCCTTCCATCATCCCTACCTGGGGCGGATGGGGGTACGATTGGGGAAACGGTCCCGACTGGACCAGCACCATCGCCATCATCCCCTGGAACCTGTACCTTTTTTACGGAGATGCCCAACCGCTGAGAGACAGCTACCCCAACATGAAAAAATATGTGGACTATATCAATGAGATCAGTCCGTCCGGACTCACCGACTGGGGACTGGGCGACTGGGTGCCCGTAAAATCCGTTTCTCCCAAGGAACTCACGTCTTCGATCTACTATTTTGTGGACGCGACCATTCTTTCAGAAACCGCAAAGCTATTAGGTAACCTCAACGATCACACGAAGTACGAAACACTTGCACAAAAAATAAGGAACGCCATCAACACCAAATACCTGGATACCGCCAAAGGCATTTACGGCAGCGGATTACAAACCGAATTGAGCGCACCACTCTGCTGGGGCATCGTTCCCGATGCGCTCCGCGCCAAAGTAGCGGCCAACCTGCACCAACGCGTGGCTGCCGACGGGTACGCCCTCGATGTGGGTATCCTTGGCGCAAAAGCCATCCTGAACGCACTCAGCGAGAACGGTTACGCCAATACCGCTTACCAACTCGCTGCCAGGGAAACCTATCCTTCCTGGGGCTGGTGGGTGAAAAACGGGGCCACCACGCTGTATGAAAACTGGGACATCAACGCGAAGTCAGACATTTCGCTGAACCATATCATGTTCGGAGAAATAGGCGCATGGTTATACAAAGGACCGGGTGGCATCAAGCCCGATCCTGCACAGCCCGGTTTTAAAAACGTATTGCTGCAACCCCATTTCGTGGACGGATTGGAAAGTTTTGAAGCAAGCCACTGCGGGCCTTATGGTGAAATCGTTTCTTCCTGGAAAAAAGAAAAAAATAAGATCATCTACAACGTAGAAATCCCATTTAATAGTACGGCCGCTTTACGATTGCCCGCAGGCATGAACATGAAAACCACCAAGGGAGCTGCGCCGCAACCAAACGGAACCACGTTTCATCTTTCTGCGGGCACCTACACTTTTGAGCTCACCAGCGTTTCGAAATAG
- a CDS encoding DUF4302 domain-containing protein — protein MKKIFVFLAFAVWVLSGCKKENDRAFEQTPEERVLATLNSFQKQLQEAQFGWKAVLRTDSGKGAAYGFYFRFNDENRVEMFSDFSGETATVPKESSYRLKALQQVSLLFDTYSYIHLLADPDPDVAGGELGAGFGVDFEFFMDKELSSTDSIKLVGRKKGSEGWLVRATQAEMNAYYGGDLGDAIAFENINSYANYFKRVTIDGVEYDVKVNGRTITLTWLEGGVEKTFTTGYYYTVNGLVFTTPFTNGATSFQGLGQITWDPATPLLTFRPTGSSSTVSVVGSGRPLLPDPTAWARFRQMAIDEDTYWATVEGFRINGVTDAYNIQNLTSLGLPYYYTIFFPGYTTTYDLFAPLFLNTATNSVALHYGAAFNRTATVAADGRARWNLLGTLGTFPTSGPFYNTTILSASAGGYYFVQTGENTFDMVSASDGKAWISWELVL, from the coding sequence ATGAAAAAAATATTCGTATTCCTGGCGTTCGCAGTGTGGGTGTTGTCCGGCTGTAAAAAAGAGAACGACAGGGCGTTTGAACAAACGCCGGAGGAGCGGGTGCTGGCAACGCTCAACAGTTTCCAAAAACAGTTGCAGGAAGCGCAGTTCGGGTGGAAAGCGGTGTTGCGCACCGATAGTGGAAAAGGTGCCGCTTATGGCTTCTATTTCCGTTTCAACGATGAAAACCGGGTGGAAATGTTTTCCGATTTCAGCGGCGAAACAGCCACCGTTCCCAAAGAAAGCAGCTACCGCCTGAAAGCGCTGCAGCAGGTTAGTTTGCTCTTTGATACCTACTCCTACATCCACCTGCTTGCTGATCCCGATCCCGATGTGGCGGGTGGTGAACTCGGCGCGGGTTTCGGTGTGGATTTCGAGTTTTTCATGGACAAAGAACTGTCCTCCACCGATAGCATTAAACTCGTGGGAAGGAAGAAAGGTAGTGAAGGCTGGCTGGTAAGAGCCACGCAGGCTGAAATGAACGCCTACTACGGAGGTGACCTCGGTGATGCCATCGCCTTTGAAAACATCAACAGTTACGCGAACTATTTTAAGCGCGTTACGATCGATGGTGTGGAATACGATGTTAAAGTGAACGGAAGAACCATTACGTTGACCTGGCTGGAAGGCGGCGTTGAAAAAACGTTCACCACCGGGTATTATTACACCGTAAACGGACTTGTTTTTACAACACCGTTCACCAATGGCGCCACTTCTTTTCAGGGTCTTGGTCAAATTACCTGGGATCCGGCCACGCCATTACTCACGTTCCGCCCAACAGGTAGTTCCAGCACGGTAAGTGTAGTTGGTAGTGGGCGCCCTTTGTTGCCCGATCCTACCGCCTGGGCAAGGTTCCGGCAAATGGCCATTGATGAAGATACTTATTGGGCTACCGTGGAAGGCTTCCGCATCAACGGGGTAACGGATGCTTACAACATTCAGAACCTTACTTCATTAGGGTTGCCTTACTATTATACGATTTTTTTCCCCGGTTATACCACTACATACGATCTGTTCGCGCCACTCTTTCTGAATACCGCCACCAACTCAGTGGCGCTGCATTATGGCGCGGCATTCAACAGAACCGCCACTGTAGCGGCCGACGGAAGGGCACGATGGAATTTACTGGGAACCCTTGGTACATTCCCTACTTCGGGCCCGTTCTATAATACTACCATACTTTCCGCGTCGGCAGGCGGCTATTATTTTGTGCAAACAGGTGAAAATACTTTCGATATGGTTAGCGCTTCCGATGGGAAAGCCTGGATTTCCTGGGAACTGGTATTATAA
- a CDS encoding putative zinc-binding metallopeptidase encodes MIKRICYTLFASAILLSCKKDELGEVGEIPGLGGDTWAPTAIDAWISDSLTKPFNISVKYKWDPHEVSDQYILRDFVPPKEEVVTPLLSSIKKVWADPYIAESDSAFFKQHCPKFFTLYGSAIYNTSNGTKVLGIAEGGRKINLLEVNTFKTTQMAGYKASDSMQVKMAFHTVHHEAAHILHQTVMYPPDYKRISVGMYTTNWVNDTDESARQDGFITAYSKQDPNEDFVEMISMMLTEGKTGFDALVNGITGTSVNGTTAEEAKSKLRQKEAIVVNYFKTVWNIDFYSLQQRVRSATASYIY; translated from the coding sequence ATGATAAAAAGAATCTGCTATACATTATTTGCTTCGGCCATACTGCTGTCGTGCAAAAAAGATGAACTGGGCGAAGTAGGGGAAATTCCCGGCCTGGGCGGCGATACCTGGGCCCCTACTGCCATCGATGCCTGGATTTCCGACAGCCTCACCAAACCGTTTAACATCAGCGTAAAATACAAGTGGGATCCTCATGAGGTGTCGGATCAGTATATCCTGCGCGATTTTGTTCCGCCCAAAGAGGAAGTGGTTACGCCATTGCTTTCTTCCATTAAAAAAGTATGGGCCGATCCCTATATCGCTGAATCCGATTCCGCTTTCTTTAAACAACACTGTCCGAAGTTTTTCACGTTATACGGCAGCGCTATTTACAATACCAGCAACGGCACGAAAGTACTGGGCATCGCGGAAGGAGGCCGGAAAATCAACCTGTTGGAAGTGAATACTTTTAAGACCACGCAAATGGCCGGTTACAAGGCGTCTGATTCCATGCAGGTGAAAATGGCTTTCCATACCGTGCACCACGAAGCCGCCCATATTCTTCACCAGACCGTCATGTATCCGCCCGATTACAAACGCATCAGCGTAGGGATGTACACCACCAACTGGGTGAACGATACCGATGAAAGCGCCCGCCAGGATGGATTTATCACCGCCTATTCCAAACAGGACCCCAATGAGGATTTCGTTGAAATGATCTCCATGATGCTTACGGAAGGAAAAACCGGGTTCGACGCCCTGGTGAACGGTATCACGGGCACAAGCGTAAATGGAACCACCGCAGAAGAGGCGAAAAGCAAGCTCCGGCAGAAAGAAGCCATTGTGGTGAACTACTTCAAAACGGTATGGAACATTGATTTCTACAGTTTGCAACAAAGGGTTCGGTCGGCAACGGCATCTTACATCTACTAA
- a CDS encoding RagB/SusD family nutrient uptake outer membrane protein, whose product MKKHLIQYMALVMAIASLGCNKYLEKEPDNRTQLNSPEKVSQLLASAYPAANYMAFAEGSTDNVGDRGAGSADNTAMDPFMFRDVRSNNQDSPEFYWGACYKAIASANIALEAIAKAPDQQRYAAQKGEALVARAYAHFMLATFFSKVYDETTAASDPGIPYVTEVEDVVVKQYERRTVAYVYEQIEKDLLAGLPLIRDDVYTVPAYHFTRKAANAFAARYYLFRKNWDKVIEHTNDMFATTDVAGLLRPWNTEYLTMTRLELFADYTRATRSSNLLLCETASWYFRQYAIGRYAYDATIFRQIGINVPVLSAFGRAQWAFAYQSYGGDNTVYIPKLNEYFVRVSVNAEIGTGYIMAPLFTVEEALFNRAEAMLYKNNTAGAVALLNQYLSTRIYNYNPADPIHRLTESKATTIYGGSPASALLNTVLDLKRAEFIHEGIRWFDILRYNIPVEHTALNGEVYTLEADDKRRVFQIPESATLSGVELNPR is encoded by the coding sequence ATGAAGAAGCACTTAATACAATACATGGCCCTGGTGATGGCGATCGCTTCGCTGGGCTGTAACAAATACCTCGAAAAAGAGCCGGACAACAGGACCCAGTTGAATTCCCCCGAAAAGGTGTCTCAATTGCTCGCCTCCGCTTATCCCGCGGCCAACTACATGGCTTTCGCCGAAGGAAGCACGGACAATGTGGGCGACAGGGGCGCCGGTTCCGCCGATAATACCGCCATGGACCCATTCATGTTCAGGGATGTAAGAAGCAACAACCAGGACTCTCCCGAATTTTACTGGGGCGCCTGCTATAAGGCCATCGCATCGGCCAATATCGCGTTGGAAGCCATCGCCAAAGCACCCGATCAGCAAAGGTACGCCGCGCAAAAAGGAGAGGCCCTCGTGGCCAGGGCTTACGCGCATTTTATGCTGGCCACCTTTTTCTCTAAAGTGTACGATGAAACCACGGCCGCTTCTGATCCCGGTATTCCTTACGTAACCGAAGTGGAAGATGTGGTGGTGAAGCAATATGAAAGAAGAACCGTGGCGTATGTGTACGAGCAAATCGAAAAGGACCTGCTGGCGGGGCTTCCGCTGATCAGGGATGATGTGTACACCGTTCCCGCCTATCACTTTACCCGCAAAGCCGCGAACGCATTCGCGGCAAGGTATTACCTCTTCCGCAAGAACTGGGATAAAGTGATTGAGCATACCAACGATATGTTCGCCACCACCGACGTGGCGGGGTTACTTCGTCCCTGGAACACGGAATACCTTACCATGACCAGGCTTGAATTGTTCGCGGATTATACAAGGGCCACCAGGTCGTCGAACCTGCTTTTGTGTGAAACGGCTTCCTGGTACTTCAGGCAATACGCGATTGGAAGGTATGCCTACGACGCCACTATTTTCAGGCAGATAGGCATCAATGTTCCCGTTTTAAGCGCTTTCGGCCGGGCCCAATGGGCTTTCGCCTACCAGAGTTACGGAGGCGATAACACGGTATATATCCCCAAACTCAACGAGTATTTCGTGCGGGTATCCGTTAACGCTGAAATCGGAACAGGCTATATCATGGCGCCATTGTTTACGGTGGAAGAGGCGCTCTTCAACAGGGCCGAAGCCATGTTGTACAAAAACAATACGGCAGGGGCAGTTGCGCTGCTGAACCAATACCTGAGTACAAGGATTTACAACTATAATCCCGCTGATCCTATTCACAGACTCACGGAAAGTAAGGCTACCACCATTTACGGCGGATCGCCGGCCAGCGCTTTGCTGAATACGGTACTGGACCTCAAAAGAGCCGAATTTATCCACGAAGGTATCCGCTGGTTCGATATCCTGCGTTACAACATCCCGGTGGAACATACCGCGTTGAACGGAGAAGTATATACGCTGGAGGCGGACGATAAGCGGAGGGTGTTTCAGATTCCTGAATCCGCCACACTTTCCGGCGTAGAACTGAACCCACGTTAA
- a CDS encoding SusC/RagA family TonB-linked outer membrane protein has translation MRNNRAGRWKRSLVVRCLSFMLLASLAETAHATPFQTIDTAGNLKGRVTGAEENAPLAQVSVQNLVTGKGVFTSAAGDFSISASPGDSIAFSYIGKAREVLVYRSQKFLAVTLMNESEKALSEVIVTGFQNVDKKKFTGSSVKLKMDEMKLEGVADVSRMLEGRAAGVSVQNVSGTFGSAPKLRIRGATSINGENKPLWVVDGVVLEDLVNISNDQLSSGDPTTLLGSSVAGINVNDIETFDILKDAAATALYGARAMNGVVVITTKKGKAGKLNVNYTGNYSMQLKPVYGDYNIMNSAEQMSVWGELERKGLLTPSLLSQANYGVYGKMFDLVNADPNGNFGLANTPEARKAFLLRYARANTDWYDLLFRNSFIQEHAISISSGSEKSQSFFSTSFYNDNGWTLADNVKRYTLNFRNNYNFSKNLSGGFLTTASYRQQRAPGSLSRTSNPVSGSFDRDFDINPFSFALNSSRAITAYDENGNREYFRRNFAPFNILEELEENRMLINLIDLKLQGDLSYKLNRHLKYDFIGSMRYVRSTREHEITERANMANAYRAAGTSTIQENNKFLYRDPDDPEAQPEIVLPYGGFYNRTENQLLSFDIRNTVSYNQTFNGVHAVTALAGQQVRLADRQNFSNTGYGYQYENGGIPFTDPRILKQTIEASFPYYEMSKTFDRFVGFYGNVDYMYDRRYSVSLVGRYDGSNQLGAARQSRWLPTGTVSAAWNVDEEEFFSNLTMFDYLKLRGSYGLTASMGPATNSNMVLRTVSSNRPYTTERENVIQLIFLENSELTWEKNHQLSLGVDLGMFNNRLTLTAEPWFRKSFDLIGAFKTSGIGGEAIKLANYADMKANGVDVVLGGQVLKTKNFSWRSTLTFGYSTTEITNIKNDPLIFDLVKPEGGNLEGYPVNGLFSIDYIKLVRENGTPVFTDENGGQGQAVYLQANANDSFLVYHGQVDPKFTGGFNNTFNYKGFSLNVFLTYQAGNFIRLYPSFRNGYTDYDAMPRELLDRWSDLGEATVPGAVPAIIDRVTAAQLAGTYAYNNYNYSSERVAKGDFVRLKSVSLSYAVPQKKLERLGFGKSLSFTVAAINPWLIYADKKLEGQDPEFFNTGGVAQPIQKQFTFSLKAGL, from the coding sequence ATGAGGAACAACAGGGCCGGGCGATGGAAACGATCGCTGGTGGTTAGGTGCTTATCATTCATGCTGCTTGCCAGCCTTGCGGAAACTGCACATGCCACGCCTTTTCAAACAATTGATACGGCAGGAAACCTGAAGGGGCGTGTAACTGGCGCGGAAGAAAACGCACCACTCGCGCAGGTAAGCGTGCAGAACCTGGTAACGGGAAAAGGTGTGTTCACCAGCGCTGCGGGGGATTTTTCCATCAGCGCGAGTCCCGGCGACAGTATCGCCTTCTCTTACATCGGAAAAGCCCGTGAAGTGCTGGTGTACCGGAGTCAGAAGTTTCTGGCCGTTACCCTAATGAACGAATCGGAGAAAGCGCTTTCTGAAGTTATCGTGACGGGTTTTCAGAACGTGGATAAGAAAAAGTTCACCGGATCATCGGTAAAACTGAAGATGGATGAAATGAAGCTGGAGGGGGTAGCCGACGTGAGCCGTATGCTGGAAGGACGCGCAGCCGGGGTTTCCGTTCAGAATGTTTCCGGAACATTTGGCAGCGCACCCAAACTCCGCATCCGTGGGGCCACTTCCATCAATGGTGAAAATAAACCCCTGTGGGTGGTGGATGGCGTGGTGCTGGAAGACCTGGTGAACATCTCCAATGATCAGCTTTCCAGTGGAGACCCTACCACTTTGCTGGGTTCCTCCGTCGCGGGGATTAACGTGAACGACATCGAAACCTTTGACATCCTTAAAGATGCCGCAGCCACCGCGCTGTATGGCGCAAGGGCCATGAACGGGGTAGTGGTGATCACCACCAAAAAAGGGAAGGCCGGTAAGCTGAACGTGAACTATACCGGCAATTACAGCATGCAGTTAAAACCGGTTTACGGCGACTACAACATCATGAACTCCGCAGAACAGATGTCTGTATGGGGAGAACTGGAAAGAAAAGGGTTGCTCACGCCCAGCTTGCTAAGCCAGGCGAATTACGGCGTATACGGGAAAATGTTCGACCTGGTAAATGCCGACCCCAATGGTAATTTCGGCCTGGCCAATACACCGGAAGCAAGGAAGGCGTTCCTGTTGCGTTATGCACGCGCCAATACCGATTGGTACGACCTGCTTTTCCGGAATTCCTTTATCCAGGAACATGCCATCAGCATCTCTTCCGGCTCCGAAAAATCACAATCTTTCTTCTCTACCAGTTTTTATAACGACAACGGATGGACGCTGGCGGATAACGTAAAACGTTACACGCTGAATTTCAGAAACAATTACAATTTCTCCAAAAACCTGAGTGGCGGGTTCCTCACAACGGCATCTTACAGGCAGCAAAGGGCGCCGGGATCACTTTCCCGTACCTCAAACCCGGTTTCAGGTTCCTTCGACCGTGATTTTGACATCAATCCGTTCAGTTTCGCCCTCAATTCAAGCCGCGCCATCACTGCTTATGATGAGAACGGCAACAGGGAGTACTTCAGAAGAAACTTCGCGCCATTCAATATTTTGGAGGAGCTGGAAGAAAACAGGATGCTGATCAACCTGATCGACCTGAAACTCCAGGGCGATCTCTCCTACAAACTTAACCGGCACCTCAAATATGATTTTATCGGATCCATGCGCTATGTGCGTTCCACCAGGGAGCATGAGATTACGGAACGCGCCAATATGGCCAACGCTTACCGCGCGGCTGGCACCTCCACCATACAGGAAAACAATAAGTTCCTGTACCGCGATCCCGATGATCCCGAAGCGCAACCGGAAATCGTTCTGCCTTATGGCGGGTTCTACAACAGGACGGAAAACCAACTCCTGAGTTTCGACATCAGAAACACCGTTTCCTACAACCAGACCTTCAATGGCGTGCACGCGGTTACCGCGCTGGCGGGCCAGCAGGTGCGTCTTGCCGACAGGCAGAACTTCTCCAATACCGGTTACGGCTATCAGTATGAAAATGGGGGCATACCATTTACTGATCCCAGAATATTAAAACAAACCATCGAAGCCAGTTTTCCTTACTATGAAATGTCGAAGACCTTCGACCGCTTTGTAGGTTTTTACGGAAACGTGGATTATATGTACGACAGAAGGTACAGTGTTTCACTCGTGGGCCGGTACGATGGTTCCAACCAGCTCGGTGCGGCCCGTCAGTCGCGCTGGCTGCCTACCGGAACCGTGAGCGCCGCGTGGAACGTGGATGAAGAAGAATTTTTCAGCAACCTTACCATGTTCGATTACCTGAAACTGCGCGGCAGCTACGGACTCACCGCCTCCATGGGGCCCGCCACCAACTCGAATATGGTACTCCGCACCGTGAGTTCCAACAGGCCTTATACTACAGAACGGGAAAATGTTATCCAACTGATCTTCCTCGAAAACTCAGAACTCACCTGGGAGAAAAACCACCAGTTGAGTCTCGGTGTGGACCTGGGCATGTTCAACAACAGGCTCACACTTACCGCTGAACCCTGGTTCAGGAAGAGCTTCGACCTGATCGGCGCGTTCAAAACAAGCGGCATCGGCGGTGAAGCCATTAAACTCGCCAACTATGCGGACATGAAAGCAAACGGTGTGGATGTTGTGCTGGGTGGACAGGTATTGAAAACCAAAAACTTCTCCTGGAGATCAACCCTCACCTTCGGATACAGCACCACCGAAATCACCAACATCAAAAATGATCCGTTGATTTTTGACCTCGTGAAACCTGAAGGGGGAAACCTGGAAGGATATCCCGTAAACGGATTGTTTTCGATCGATTACATCAAGCTGGTGCGTGAAAACGGAACACCCGTATTTACGGATGAAAACGGTGGGCAGGGACAAGCCGTTTACCTTCAGGCCAACGCCAACGACAGTTTCCTGGTTTACCACGGACAAGTGGACCCCAAATTTACTGGAGGGTTCAACAACACATTCAACTACAAAGGATTTTCACTTAATGTATTCCTTACTTACCAGGCAGGGAACTTTATCAGGTTGTATCCCTCTTTCAGGAACGGGTATACCGATTACGACGCGATGCCGAGAGAGTTACTTGATCGTTGGTCTGACCTGGGCGAAGCCACAGTACCAGGCGCCGTGCCAGCCATCATTGATCGGGTAACGGCGGCCCAACTTGCAGGTACTTACGCTTACAACAACTACAATTATTCCAGTGAACGGGTGGCTAAGGGCGACTTCGTTCGCCTGAAGTCCGTTTCCTTATCCTACGCGGTTCCTCAGAAAAAACTGGAGCGGCTTGGCTTTGGAAAGTCGCTTTCCTTCACCGTGGCCGCCATCAACCCCTGGTTGATTTACGCGGATAAAAAACTGGAAGGGCAGGATCCTGAATTTTTTAACACCGGAGGGGTGGCGCAGCCCATTCAAAAGCAGTTTACGTTTTCATTGAAAGCCGGTTTGTAA
- a CDS encoding collagen-like protein, with amino-acid sequence MKPRLLKLICLAFSVSLLFTSCAKDGEQGPQGEQGEQGPAGPAGPTGATGPAGTANVIYSGWLNATYDEDDFVAVLAAPKLTKDILDKGEIKVYWNLGDANDPFIVSLPARVSPLLLFSEETLEDIFGTDPAPTIQVDAYFSTGEIVLASNYGPLINSSGGVAQYRYVLIPGGTQARTAEGKSIDWNDYKQVKAYLGLKD; translated from the coding sequence ATGAAACCCCGTCTGCTAAAATTAATCTGCCTGGCATTTTCAGTTTCGTTGCTTTTTACCTCCTGCGCCAAAGATGGTGAGCAGGGCCCTCAGGGTGAGCAAGGTGAACAAGGGCCCGCTGGTCCTGCTGGTCCTACAGGAGCTACTGGTCCTGCTGGTACAGCCAATGTGATTTATTCCGGATGGTTGAATGCCACGTATGATGAGGATGACTTCGTAGCCGTGCTTGCCGCGCCAAAACTCACCAAAGATATTCTGGACAAAGGCGAAATAAAAGTATACTGGAACCTGGGCGACGCCAACGACCCATTTATTGTGTCGCTCCCTGCAAGAGTGTCCCCTTTGCTGCTTTTTTCTGAAGAAACATTGGAAGATATTTTCGGTACGGACCCCGCGCCTACTATCCAGGTGGATGCCTACTTCTCCACGGGTGAAATTGTGCTGGCCTCCAATTATGGCCCACTCATTAATAGTTCTGGCGGAGTCGCTCAATACCGCTACGTACTTATTCCCGGCGGCACACAGGCACGTACAGCCGAAGGAAAGTCCATCGACTGGAACGACTACAAGCAGGTAAAGGCTTACCTGGGGTTGAAAGACTAA